A portion of the Mytilus galloprovincialis chromosome 12, xbMytGall1.hap1.1, whole genome shotgun sequence genome contains these proteins:
- the LOC143053549 gene encoding sorting nexin-17-like, with amino-acid sequence MHFSIPDTSALKDDGGTSYTSFNVHINGVFHCSVRYSLLNAFNEELKKEFGATVLPPFPPKKLFGMTPEKLEERRLMLERYVQIVSQEPRIANSDIFNGFLLKAQQETQKETSEAVTLDVFLMNGYKITVKIMSTDQTEDVLETVASQLELPEEFTYYFTLYLVRKEEDGDNSIVRKLQEFESPYISLKYANKIGSHRIVLRKGFWDLSYEDDLLENKVAMNLLYVQAVNDIERSWTLGTKEQLKHLATLQQRGSKREYLRLVRTFKYYGYIQFKPCITDYPQDNSRVLICTGGREMNFRIQMAANSVKEGSFKITRIKCWRITSSVPKFVERNGESTKPPQMELAFEYLMSRDCLQWISIKTDQAILMSMCLQSMVDELISQKQGRKIKRPQDRSKGTAKKVQLKRDNSYGMGLAQSALPSPEEEAKGNGKNDKKGVVTNDAFSTIGDDDL; translated from the exons CTTAAGAAAGAATTTGGAGCAACAGTGTTGCCACCATTCCCACCAAAGAAACTGTTTGGGATGACTCCAGAGAAGTTGGAAGAGAGACGACTTATGCTTGAGAGATATGTTCAGATTG TGAGTCAGGAACCAAGAATAGCAAACTCTGATATATTTAATGGATTCCTCCTCAAGGCACAGCAG GAAACACAAAAGGAGACGTCAGAGGCTGTTACATTAGATGTGTTCTTAATGAACGGTTACAAAATCACTGTGAAAATTATGTCTACAGACCAAACAGAAGATGTTCTGGAG ACTGTAGCATCACAACTAGAACTGCCAGAAGAATTTACATATTATTTCACATTATACCTGGTACGGAAAGAGGAGGATGGGGATAATTCTA ttGTACGGAAGTTACAAGAATTTGAATCACCTTATATCTCATTAAAATATGCAAACAAGATTGGATCCCACAGAATAGTCCTACGCAAAGG ATTTTGGGATTTGAGCTATGAAGATGATTTGTTAGAAAATAAAGTTGCAATGAATCTGTTATACGTTCAG GCTGTAAATGATATAGAAAGGTCATGGACATTGGGAACAAAAGAACAACTGAAACATTTAGCAACGTTACAGCAGAGAGGTTCAAAAAGGGAG TACCTGCGGTTAGTGAGGACCTTCAAGTACTATGGTTACATACAGTTTAAGCCTTGTATTACAGACTACCCCCAGGATAATTCTCGGGTGTTGATTTGTACAGGGGGAAGGGAAATGAATTTCAGAATACAGATGGCAGCA AATTCTGTGAAAGAAGGTAGTTTTAAAATTACCAGAATAAAGTGTTGGAGAATAACCAGTTCTGTGCCCAAG TTTGTTGAGAGAAATGGTGAGAGTACCAAACCTCCACAGATGGAACTTGCTTTTGAATATTTGATGTCAAGAGATTGTTTACAGTGGATTAGTATCAAAACAGATCAG GCAATATTAATGAGTATGTGTTTACAGTCCATGGTTGACGAACTTATCTCGCAAAAACAAGGCAGAAAAATCAAACGA CCGCAGGATAGATCAAAAGGAACAGCAAAGAAAGTGCAGCTGAAGAGAGATAATAGTTATGGCATGGGTTTGGCGCAGTCAGCTTTACCTAGTCCAGAAGAG GAAGCTAAAGGAAATGGGAAAAATGACAAGAAAGGAGTTGTGACGAATGATGCTTTTAGTACGATTGGTGACGATGATTTATAA